A window of Nerophis ophidion isolate RoL-2023_Sa linkage group LG17, RoL_Noph_v1.0, whole genome shotgun sequence contains these coding sequences:
- the gfi1b gene encoding LOW QUALITY PROTEIN: zinc finger protein Gfi-1b (The sequence of the model RefSeq protein was modified relative to this genomic sequence to represent the inferred CDS: deleted 2 bases in 2 codons): MPRSFLVKNKRSVSFNVHRLYEDDKGSEDVLPASSSDMPQTEGRQSQTDPLPLEKPEPECPLSVRPEPAGPPAAPSQPYYLTEPKMGEFAPYYKPAYSWEQVPTSYQLGFSPAVLQHATSLYNTHVSRSPQHQQPLDCSTHYSPDPDTYHCITCDKVFSTSHGLEVHVRRSHSGMRPFGCNICRKTFGHAVSLEQHMNVHYQEKSFECKMCGKSFKRSSTLSTHLLIHSDTRPYPCQFCGKRFHQKSDMKKHTYIHTGEKPHKCQVCGKAFSQSSNLITHSRKHTGFKPFGCDVCSKGFQRKVDLRRHQESQHVMK, encoded by the exons ATGCCTCGATCCTTCCTGGTGAAGAACAAGAGAAGTGTGTCGTTTAATGTCCACAGATTGTACGAAGACGACAAAG GGTCTGAAGACGTCTTACCGGCCTCTTCTTCGGACATGCCTCAGACCGAAGGCCGGCAATCTCAAACAGACCCCCTGCCTTTAGAAAAACCGGAGCCCGAATGTCCCTTATCTGTGCGTCCCGAGCCCGCCGGACCCCCCGCGGCTCCCTCCCAGCCGTACTATTTAACAG AGCCGAAAATGGGAGAATTCGCTCCTTACTATAAACCGGCGTATTCCTGGGAGCAGGTTCCGACTTCCTACCAGTTGGGTTTCAGCCCCGCGGTGCTGCAGCACGCCACCAGTTTGTACAACACCCACGTCAGCCGGAGCCCACAGCACCAGCAGCCTCTGGACTGCAGCACACACTACTCC CCAGATCCGGACACCTACCACTGCATCACCTGTGACAAG GTGTTCTCAACGTCTCACGGCCTGGAGGTCCACGTCAGGAGGTCCCACAGCGGGATGAGACCTTTTGGCTGCAACATCTGCAGA AAAACCTTTGGCCATGCGGTCAGTCTGGAGCAACACATGAACGTCCACTACCAG GAGAAAAGTTTTGAGTGCAAGATGTGCGGGAAATCCTTCAAGCGCTCCTCCACGCTCTCCACGCACCTCCTCATCCACTCCGACACCAGGCCCTACCCATGTCAGTTCTGCGGCAAGAGGTTCCACCAGAAGTCCGACATGAAGAAACACACCTACATCCACACCG GTGAGAAACCCCACAAGTGTCAAGTGTGCGGCAAAGCCTTCAGCCAGAGCTCCAACCTGATCACCCACAGCCGCAAACACACCGGCTTCAAGCCCTTCGGATGTGACGTTTGCTCCAAAGGCTTCCAGCGCAAGGTGGACCTCCGCCGCCACCAGGAGAGCCAACATGTCATGAAGTGA